A region from the Geobacillus vulcani PSS1 genome encodes:
- a CDS encoding ATP-binding protein: MVNKAKVIAVYIIGSILWIAATDTLLNMMSISRNVYMALGAAKGAVFILLSAIFLYQLLKKREQLEKTEENEQQLLTLINSMPDFVCFKDSEGRWLRVNDFGRRLYRLEQIDYIGKTDRELGELVPFFKEAFAQCIASDREAWESGTVTRREESFATPDGEVKTFDVIKVPLFDENGARKGLLTIGRDITQQKLAEELLLKKEKLSVLGELAAGIAHEIRNPLTSMKGFIQMMQETREVNDHYIRIMLSELGRINQIVSELLVLAKPQSHDYRLFLLSEAISYVISLIGHEATLNNVSISVHNTAPKACVYGDQNQIVQVLLNVMKNAIEAMPDGGCLSVHVAEADGKIYVDVADTGVGISKERLQKIGEPFFTLKEKGMGLGLTTSMKIVQEHKGTMWIESEVGKGTTVHLTFPSGGVKAANGRQNALS, from the coding sequence GTGGTCAACAAAGCAAAAGTAATCGCAGTATATATCATAGGCAGCATTTTATGGATTGCCGCCACCGACACCCTGCTCAATATGATGTCGATCAGCCGCAATGTATATATGGCGCTTGGCGCCGCCAAAGGGGCCGTGTTTATTTTGCTCTCGGCCATTTTTTTGTACCAGCTGTTAAAAAAGCGCGAGCAGCTGGAAAAGACCGAGGAAAATGAACAGCAGCTGCTTACGCTCATCAATTCGATGCCAGATTTCGTTTGCTTTAAAGACAGCGAGGGGCGATGGCTGCGCGTCAACGATTTTGGCCGCCGGCTGTACCGCCTCGAACAGATCGATTATATCGGGAAGACGGACCGCGAGCTTGGCGAGCTTGTGCCGTTTTTTAAAGAAGCGTTTGCACAGTGCATTGCATCAGACCGCGAGGCGTGGGAGAGCGGAACGGTGACGCGCCGCGAGGAGTCGTTTGCGACGCCGGATGGGGAAGTGAAGACGTTTGACGTCATTAAAGTGCCGCTTTTTGACGAAAACGGAGCGCGCAAAGGATTGTTGACCATCGGCCGCGACATTACCCAGCAAAAGCTTGCCGAGGAGTTGCTCTTGAAAAAAGAAAAGCTCTCCGTCCTTGGCGAGCTGGCCGCCGGCATTGCCCATGAAATCCGCAATCCGCTCACCTCCATGAAAGGATTTATTCAGATGATGCAAGAAACGCGCGAAGTGAATGATCATTATATACGCATTATGTTAAGTGAACTCGGCCGCATCAACCAAATTGTCAGCGAGCTGCTGGTGCTCGCCAAGCCGCAAAGCCACGATTATCGGCTGTTTTTGTTGAGCGAGGCCATTTCGTATGTCATCAGCTTGATTGGCCATGAGGCGACGTTGAACAACGTTTCCATTTCCGTTCATAACACCGCTCCGAAAGCTTGCGTGTACGGCGATCAAAACCAAATTGTTCAAGTGTTGTTGAACGTTATGAAAAATGCCATCGAAGCGATGCCTGATGGCGGCTGTTTATCCGTCCACGTTGCTGAAGCAGACGGGAAGATCTATGTCGATGTTGCCGACACCGGCGTCGGCATTTCGAAAGAACGGCTGCAGAAAATCGGTGAACCGTTTTTCACCTTGAAAGAAAAAGGAATGGGGCTCGGACTGACGACAAGCATGAAAATCGTTCAAGAACATAAAGGAACGATGTGGATCGAAAGCGAAGTCGGGAAGGGAACGACAGTTCATTTGACGTTTCCGTCCGGTGGCGTCAAAGCCGCAAACGGACGGCAAAATGCGCTGTCATAA
- a CDS encoding YueH family protein: MKIRKTPVMDGQAPANVYIYENRKEEYIAIAIPALEWSFSFAYEEEAEAVAERLEASLKKRLDHERAALLAARLLGWAREM, from the coding sequence ATGAAAATCCGCAAAACGCCGGTGATGGACGGACAAGCTCCGGCTAACGTCTACATTTACGAAAATCGAAAAGAGGAATATATCGCGATCGCCATTCCGGCGCTTGAGTGGTCATTTTCGTTCGCCTATGAGGAAGAGGCGGAGGCGGTGGCTGAGCGGCTTGAGGCATCGCTAAAAAAGCGGCTTGACCATGAGCGCGCCGCTCTTTTGGCCGCGCGTCTGCTCGGCTGGGCGCGGGAAATGTAG
- a CDS encoding SDR family NAD(P)-dependent oxidoreductase: MSMEQKTAIVTGGANGIGKAIARAFAKRGANVVIIDRDVQNGEAFAAQLQSDGFKAIFVAADVRKVGDIERFVQEAAGRFGRIDYLINNAGVSRWKSPYELTVEEWDDVLSTNLRSAFFASREAAKYMRRNAKGGAIINIASTRALMSEPNSEAYAASKGGLVALTHALALSFADDRIRVNCISPGWIETGDYGQLRDIDHRQHPAGRVGKPDDIARACLYLCDEENDFITGANLVIDGGMTRKMIYIE, encoded by the coding sequence ATGAGTATGGAACAGAAAACAGCCATTGTCACGGGTGGGGCGAACGGGATCGGCAAGGCGATTGCTAGAGCATTTGCAAAACGGGGAGCGAACGTCGTGATCATCGACCGCGATGTCCAAAACGGTGAAGCGTTCGCCGCGCAATTGCAATCGGACGGGTTCAAGGCCATTTTTGTGGCGGCTGATGTGCGGAAGGTGGGCGATATTGAGCGGTTTGTACAAGAAGCTGCCGGCCGCTTCGGCCGCATTGACTATTTGATCAACAATGCCGGCGTCTCACGCTGGAAGTCGCCGTATGAGCTGACGGTTGAGGAGTGGGATGACGTGCTGTCAACGAATTTGCGCAGCGCTTTTTTTGCCTCCCGTGAAGCGGCGAAATATATGCGCCGCAATGCAAAAGGCGGAGCAATCATCAACATTGCCTCGACAAGGGCGCTCATGTCTGAGCCGAATTCCGAGGCGTACGCTGCATCAAAAGGCGGCCTTGTCGCTTTGACTCATGCGTTGGCGTTGTCCTTTGCGGATGATCGCATTCGTGTCAATTGCATCAGCCCCGGTTGGATTGAAACGGGCGATTACGGACAACTGCGAGACATTGATCACCGGCAGCACCCAGCCGGCCGCGTGGGCAAACCGGACGATATCGCCCGCGCTTGTCTGTATTTATGCGATGAGGAAAACGATTTTATCACCGGAGCAAATTTGGTCATCGACGGGGGAATGACAAGGAAAATGATTTATATTGAGTAG
- a CDS encoding cell wall hydrolase, with product MKQAKAWATAMLCGIFFLAGHADAATIHTVKRGDTLWKIAKQYGVPLKQLKQKNRKGDLLYPGEKLVIPDAGITAAEKDLLARLVHAEAKGEPYAGKVAVATVVLNRVDHPDFPDTIHDVIYERSGGHYAFTPVANGSINEPADRESYRAVEEALAFRGLGNGSLYFYNPKTAKSKWLRSRQVTVVIGNHVFAK from the coding sequence ATGAAACAAGCAAAAGCATGGGCGACGGCTATGTTGTGCGGCATATTTTTCCTTGCCGGCCATGCCGATGCGGCGACGATCCACACCGTCAAGCGCGGCGATACGCTTTGGAAAATTGCGAAACAATACGGTGTGCCGCTGAAACAACTGAAACAAAAGAATCGCAAAGGCGATCTATTGTACCCTGGCGAAAAACTCGTCATCCCTGATGCCGGCATCACAGCGGCAGAAAAAGATTTGCTTGCCCGCCTCGTTCATGCCGAGGCGAAAGGGGAGCCATACGCCGGAAAAGTGGCCGTGGCAACGGTCGTGCTGAACCGCGTCGACCATCCGGATTTTCCGGATACGATCCACGATGTCATTTATGAGCGCTCTGGCGGCCATTATGCATTCACGCCGGTCGCAAACGGATCGATCAACGAACCGGCCGACCGTGAATCATACCGCGCCGTTGAAGAAGCACTTGCTTTTCGCGGTTTAGGAAACGGTTCGCTGTATTTCTACAATCCGAAAACGGCGAAAAGCAAATGGCTGCGCTCACGTCAAGTGACCGTCGTCATCGGCAACCATGTGTTCGCCAAATAG